In one Paracoccus everestensis genomic region, the following are encoded:
- a CDS encoding DUF2160 domain-containing protein — translation MRRSSLNTGFVAAALLMLAVLAWLVLLVPAEDGVREWTGALNPGGWMAWTFPTAFFFWVIAALLLFFTWLAIRSPETPRKGLLGIWTTRGDRLFISLLGSAFINLAWLGLGGQPAWGGLIVSLIYAAAVFRWV, via the coding sequence ATGCGCAGATCGTCCCTGAACACCGGCTTTGTCGCCGCCGCGTTGCTGATGCTGGCCGTGCTGGCATGGCTGGTCTTGCTGGTCCCGGCCGAGGACGGCGTCCGGGAATGGACCGGCGCCCTCAATCCCGGGGGCTGGATGGCCTGGACCTTTCCGACCGCCTTTTTCTTCTGGGTGATCGCCGCACTGCTGCTGTTCTTCACCTGGCTTGCCATCCGTTCGCCGGAAACGCCGCGCAAGGGGCTTCTGGGGATATGGACCACCCGGGGCGACCGGCTGTTCATCAGCCTGCTCGGCTCGGCCTTCATCAACCTCGCCTGGCTGGGCCTGGGAGGACAGCCCGCCTGGGGAGGATTGATCGTGTCACTGATCTACGCCGCGGCGGTGTTCCGCTGGGTGTGA
- a CDS encoding ATP-binding protein, translating to MKIERPSGDWLAAFDSRVAREIAARDWSSTPMGPRASWPTDLRAILTTMLACPTPMYLAWGPDLISFYNDAYVPILGYRAGDALGRPFGKVWESIWNDILPLVEGCLRGESQKVVDMRLDLSRTGLPEESYWIFTYSPTFDADGRIVGLLCVTGETTDRILAERARAEAANRLDLAMSAGNSVGIWDWDVAADRVTTDGHFANLYGVDPALAAQGAGVEQFFFGIHPDDRARVEAEIAEAIRTVGPFTSEYRLVREDGSVSWVSAQGRCIPGPDGRCARLPGVSYDITRLKEAELQLRAAKEEREFVLEQIARQRMQTDPQEILRVSSETLGKRLGVNRVGFYRLTGPQLICHEASWSDGTLDPLMGNQPTDHYGIHADTERRAGRALVFGDSRLDADGGLMPYAQEGVLAGICVPLLTDGKWAAGIYLHQATVRAWTEPEIILAKEIVQQTWLAIERAEALQSLNRRVEEQEAALAHREIVLREEFERREAAERQLRQLQKMEAVGQLTGGIAHDFNNMLAIVISGLNLTQRQLARGNTDVGAFIEGALDGAGRAAALTQRLLAFSRQQPLEPVVVDANALLSGLSDMLSRSLGETIVLETLLHPGLWPTKADPNQLENAIINLAVNARDAMLDGGRVTLETENAGLDAQAARGLGMEPGDFVRIRVLDTGTGMTPEVLAKAFDPFFTTKPTGRGTGLGLSQVYGFIRQSGGHVAIKSQIGQGTVVDLYLPRSPGHAEQTSGDPAAEVPVGRSDQVILVVEDEDRVRAFTVASLRDLGYTVLEAASGSLGLKILEQRPDIALLFTDVVMPQMTGPQLVEQARAIRGDLRVVYASGYTGNSSDIDKSVKAEGNFLAKPFSFDQLARKIGAALA from the coding sequence ATGAAGATCGAACGGCCCTCGGGTGACTGGCTGGCGGCTTTCGACAGCCGTGTGGCGCGCGAAATCGCGGCGAGGGACTGGTCGTCCACACCGATGGGTCCGCGGGCGTCATGGCCCACCGACCTGCGCGCGATCCTGACCACGATGCTGGCTTGCCCGACGCCCATGTATCTGGCTTGGGGACCGGACCTCATCTCGTTCTATAACGATGCCTATGTTCCGATCCTGGGTTATCGGGCAGGCGACGCGCTTGGCAGGCCGTTCGGCAAGGTCTGGGAAAGCATCTGGAACGACATCCTGCCCCTGGTCGAGGGATGCCTGCGCGGCGAAAGCCAGAAGGTCGTGGATATGCGGCTGGATCTGAGCCGCACCGGACTGCCCGAGGAAAGCTATTGGATCTTTACCTATTCCCCTACCTTTGATGCCGACGGGCGTATCGTCGGGCTTTTGTGCGTCACGGGCGAGACAACGGATCGGATCCTGGCCGAACGCGCAAGGGCCGAGGCGGCGAACCGCCTGGATCTTGCCATGTCGGCGGGCAACAGCGTGGGCATCTGGGACTGGGACGTGGCCGCGGATCGCGTCACCACCGATGGGCATTTCGCAAACCTCTATGGGGTTGACCCTGCCCTTGCGGCCCAAGGCGCGGGGGTCGAGCAGTTCTTTTTCGGCATCCACCCCGACGACCGCGCCCGCGTCGAAGCCGAGATTGCCGAGGCGATCCGCACCGTCGGCCCGTTCACATCGGAATACCGACTGGTGCGGGAAGACGGGTCGGTGTCCTGGGTATCCGCCCAGGGACGGTGCATTCCCGGACCTGACGGGCGCTGCGCGCGCCTGCCGGGCGTCAGCTATGACATCACCCGGTTAAAGGAAGCCGAGCTTCAACTGCGCGCCGCCAAGGAAGAGCGCGAGTTCGTCCTTGAACAGATCGCCCGTCAACGGATGCAGACCGACCCCCAGGAAATCCTGCGCGTTTCATCCGAAACCCTGGGCAAGCGGCTGGGCGTCAACCGCGTGGGCTTTTACCGGCTGACCGGACCGCAGCTTATCTGCCACGAGGCGTCCTGGTCGGACGGCACCCTGGACCCGCTGATGGGCAATCAGCCAACGGATCATTATGGCATCCATGCCGACACGGAACGCCGGGCGGGCCGCGCCCTTGTCTTCGGGGATAGCCGCCTTGATGCGGATGGCGGGCTGATGCCCTATGCACAGGAGGGCGTTCTGGCGGGGATCTGCGTGCCGCTGCTGACGGATGGCAAATGGGCGGCCGGGATCTATCTTCACCAGGCAACGGTGCGGGCCTGGACGGAACCGGAAATCATCCTGGCCAAGGAAATTGTCCAACAGACCTGGCTGGCCATCGAACGGGCCGAGGCGCTGCAAAGCCTGAACCGCCGGGTCGAGGAACAAGAGGCGGCGCTTGCCCATCGCGAAATCGTCCTGCGCGAAGAATTCGAACGCCGCGAGGCCGCCGAGCGTCAATTGCGCCAGTTGCAGAAGATGGAGGCAGTGGGCCAGTTGACCGGGGGAATCGCCCATGACTTCAACAATATGCTGGCCATTGTCATCAGCGGGCTAAACCTGACGCAGCGTCAGCTCGCGCGCGGCAACACCGATGTCGGCGCCTTTATCGAAGGCGCCCTGGATGGTGCGGGCCGCGCCGCCGCCCTGACCCAGCGGTTGCTGGCATTTTCACGCCAGCAACCGCTGGAACCCGTGGTGGTCGATGCCAACGCCTTGCTGTCGGGTTTGTCGGATATGCTGTCGCGGTCGCTGGGTGAAACCATTGTTCTGGAAACGCTGCTGCACCCCGGCCTTTGGCCGACCAAGGCCGATCCCAACCAGCTGGAAAATGCCATCATCAACCTGGCCGTGAACGCCCGCGACGCGATGCTTGATGGCGGGCGGGTCACGCTGGAAACCGAAAATGCCGGTCTGGATGCCCAGGCGGCACGCGGCCTGGGGATGGAACCGGGGGACTTCGTGCGGATCCGGGTGCTGGACACCGGCACCGGCATGACGCCCGAGGTTCTGGCCAAGGCCTTTGATCCGTTCTTTACCACCAAGCCCACGGGACGAGGCACCGGCCTGGGGCTGAGCCAGGTTTACGGCTTCATCCGACAATCGGGCGGCCATGTCGCGATCAAGTCGCAGATCGGCCAAGGCACGGTGGTCGACCTGTATCTGCCGCGCAGCCCCGGCCATGCGGAACAGACTTCGGGCGATCCGGCCGCAGAGGTGCCGGTGGGCCGATCGGACCAGGTAATCCTGGTGGTCGAGGACGAGGATCGGGTGCGCGCCTTTACCGTCGCATCGCTGCGCGATCTTGGCTATACGGTGCTGGAAGCCGCGTCAGGGTCTTTGGGCCTGAAGATCCTGGAACAGCGCCCTGACATTGCGCTGCTGTTCACGGATGTTGTCATGCCGCAGATGACCGGGCCGCAACTGGTCGAACAGGCGCGCGCGATCCGAGGCGACCTGAGGGTCGTTTACGCCAGCGGCTATACGGGCAATTCCTCTGATATCGACAAGAGCGTCAAGGCGGAGGGCAATTTCCTGGCAAAGCCCTTCAGCTTTGACCAGTTGGCGCGCAAGATCGGGGCAGCCCTGGCCTGA
- a CDS encoding carbohydrate ABC transporter permease, which yields MNARHASLGSAVVMTLYLSFLLVPIYWLVNMSLKTNAEITGAFSLYPLNPTLDNYRVILTDPSWYMGYVNSLIYVVLNTALSLAVALPAAYAFSRYRFLGDKHLFFWLLTNRMAPPAVFALPFFQLYSAVGLFDTHIAVALAHCLFNVPLAVWILEGFMSGVPREIDETAYIDGYSFPRFFTRIFMPLIASGIGVAAFFCFMFSWVELLLSRTLTSVNAKPIAATMTRTVSASGLDWGVLAAAGVLTIVPGALVIWFVRNYIAKGFALGRV from the coding sequence ATGAACGCCCGTCACGCATCGCTCGGGTCTGCGGTCGTGATGACCCTGTACCTGTCGTTCCTGCTGGTTCCCATCTACTGGCTGGTGAACATGAGCCTGAAGACCAATGCCGAAATCACCGGCGCCTTCAGCCTGTATCCGCTGAACCCGACGCTGGACAACTATCGCGTGATCCTGACGGATCCAAGCTGGTACATGGGCTATGTCAACAGCCTGATCTATGTCGTTCTGAACACCGCGCTGTCGCTGGCGGTGGCCCTGCCCGCCGCCTATGCCTTCAGCCGCTATCGCTTCCTGGGGGACAAGCACCTGTTCTTCTGGCTGCTGACGAACCGCATGGCCCCGCCCGCCGTCTTCGCCCTGCCCTTCTTCCAGCTTTATTCGGCCGTCGGCCTGTTCGACACGCATATCGCCGTGGCCCTGGCGCATTGCCTGTTCAACGTGCCGCTGGCCGTCTGGATCCTGGAAGGCTTCATGTCCGGCGTCCCGCGAGAGATCGACGAGACCGCCTATATCGACGGCTACAGCTTCCCGCGGTTCTTCACGCGCATCTTCATGCCCCTGATCGCCAGCGGCATCGGCGTCGCGGCCTTCTTCTGCTTCATGTTTTCCTGGGTCGAACTGCTGCTGTCGCGCACGCTGACATCCGTGAACGCCAAGCCCATCGCGGCCACGATGACGCGCACGGTCAGCGCCTCGGGCCTTGATTGGGGCGTGCTTGCGGCGGCGGGGGTGCTGACCATCGTTCCCGGCGCGCTTGTGATCTGGTTCGTGCGCAATTACATCGCCAAGGGCTTTGCATTGGGGAGGGTGTGA
- a CDS encoding carbohydrate ABC transporter permease, with translation MDKPVNNRAWFLVLPVLVLVAFSAVIPLMTVVNYSVQDTFGNNQFFWNGLGWFQEVLESDRIHAALGRQLLFSAIILAIEIPLGIFIALNMPKRGFWASLVLVLMALPLLIPWNVVGTIWQVFGRVDIGLLGHTLAAMGFDYNYVNDPIDAWATIIVMDVWHWTSLVALLCYAGLQSIPDAYYQAARIDQASRWGVFRFIELPKMSGVLLIAVLLRFMDSFMIYTEPFVVTGGGPGNATTFLSIDLVKMAIGQFDLGPAAAFSLIYFLVILLISWVFYTVMTAQRETA, from the coding sequence ATGGACAAGCCCGTCAACAACCGTGCCTGGTTCCTGGTCCTGCCGGTGCTTGTGCTGGTCGCCTTTTCCGCCGTGATCCCGCTGATGACGGTCGTCAACTATTCCGTCCAGGACACCTTCGGCAACAACCAGTTCTTCTGGAACGGCCTGGGCTGGTTCCAGGAGGTGCTGGAGTCCGACCGCATCCACGCAGCCCTTGGCCGGCAGCTTCTGTTTTCCGCCATCATCCTGGCCATCGAGATCCCTCTGGGCATCTTCATCGCCCTCAATATGCCCAAGCGCGGCTTTTGGGCCAGCCTTGTGCTGGTGCTGATGGCCCTGCCCCTGCTGATCCCGTGGAACGTGGTCGGCACCATCTGGCAGGTTTTCGGCCGCGTGGATATCGGGTTGCTGGGGCACACGCTTGCGGCGATGGGCTTTGACTACAACTATGTGAACGATCCCATCGACGCCTGGGCCACGATCATCGTCATGGACGTATGGCACTGGACCAGCCTTGTCGCGCTGCTGTGCTATGCGGGCCTGCAATCCATTCCCGACGCCTATTACCAGGCCGCGCGGATCGACCAGGCAAGCCGCTGGGGGGTGTTCCGCTTTATCGAACTGCCGAAGATGTCGGGCGTGCTGCTGATCGCGGTGCTGCTGCGCTTCATGGACAGCTTCATGATCTATACCGAACCCTTTGTCGTCACCGGCGGCGGTCCCGGCAACGCCACCACATTCCTTTCCATCGACCTGGTGAAGATGGCGATTGGGCAGTTCGATCTTGGCCCGGCGGCGGCATTCAGTCTGATCTACTTCCTTGTGATCCTGCTGATCAGTTGGGTCTTCTATACCGTAATGACCGCGCAGCGGGAAACGGCATGA
- a CDS encoding ABC transporter substrate-binding protein, which produces MKFYLTTAMSLALMVTGANAGIEEAKAFLDAEIGDMSSLDRAAQEAEMQWFIDAAQPFAGMDIKVVSETITTHEYEAKTLAPAFTAITGIKITHDLIGEGDVVEKLQTQMQSGENIYDAYVNDSDLIGTHWRYQQARNLTDWMANAGKDATNPNLDIDDFIGKSFTTAPDGNLYQLPDQQFANLYWFRKDWFDDETNKAEFKEKYGYDLGVPVTWSAYEDIAEFFTGREIDGKTVFGHMDYGKKDPSLGWRFTDAWLSMAGNGDKGIPNGLPVDEWGIRVDENSRPVGSCVARGGDTNGPASVYAIQKYLDWMTKFAPPAAQGMTFSESGPVPSQGEVAQQMFTYTAFTADFVKEGLPVVNEDGTPKWRFAPSPHGAYWQDGMKLGYQDAGSWTLLKSTPDDRAKAAWLYAQFVTSKTVDVKKSHVGLTFIRQSTLDHESFTERAPKLGGLIEFYRSPARLQWSPTGTNVPDYPKLAQLWWQAIGDAASGAKTAQEAMDSLCAEQEKVMERLERAGVQGDIGPKLAEEHDLEWWNNFAKENGGIAPQLKLENEDPQPETISYDELVKSWQ; this is translated from the coding sequence ATGAAGTTCTATCTGACGACGGCCATGAGCCTTGCGCTGATGGTCACCGGCGCAAATGCCGGGATCGAGGAGGCCAAGGCCTTCCTCGACGCGGAAATCGGCGATATGTCCAGCCTGGATCGCGCCGCGCAAGAGGCCGAGATGCAATGGTTCATCGACGCCGCCCAGCCCTTCGCGGGGATGGACATCAAGGTGGTATCCGAAACCATCACCACCCATGAATACGAGGCCAAGACCCTTGCCCCCGCCTTCACCGCCATCACCGGCATCAAGATCACGCATGACCTGATCGGCGAAGGCGACGTGGTGGAAAAGCTGCAAACGCAGATGCAGTCGGGCGAGAACATCTATGACGCCTATGTCAACGACAGCGACCTGATCGGCACCCACTGGCGTTACCAGCAGGCGCGCAACCTGACCGACTGGATGGCCAACGCGGGCAAGGACGCCACCAACCCGAACCTGGACATCGACGACTTTATCGGCAAGTCCTTCACCACCGCGCCCGACGGCAACCTGTATCAACTGCCCGACCAGCAGTTCGCCAACCTCTACTGGTTCCGCAAGGACTGGTTCGACGACGAAACCAACAAGGCCGAGTTCAAGGAAAAATACGGCTATGACCTGGGTGTCCCGGTCACATGGTCGGCTTACGAGGACATCGCCGAATTCTTCACCGGCCGCGAGATCGACGGCAAGACGGTCTTCGGCCACATGGACTATGGCAAGAAGGATCCCAGCCTTGGCTGGCGCTTCACCGATGCCTGGCTGTCGATGGCCGGGAACGGCGACAAGGGCATTCCGAACGGATTGCCGGTGGACGAATGGGGCATCCGCGTCGATGAAAACAGCCGCCCCGTGGGCAGTTGCGTGGCCCGCGGCGGCGATACCAACGGCCCGGCCTCGGTTTACGCGATCCAGAAATACCTGGACTGGATGACCAAGTTCGCGCCCCCTGCCGCCCAGGGCATGACCTTCAGCGAAAGCGGCCCAGTGCCCAGCCAGGGCGAGGTCGCCCAGCAGATGTTCACCTATACCGCCTTCACGGCCGATTTCGTCAAGGAAGGCCTGCCCGTCGTGAACGAGGACGGCACGCCGAAATGGCGCTTTGCCCCCTCGCCCCATGGCGCCTATTGGCAGGACGGTATGAAACTGGGCTATCAGGACGCAGGTTCCTGGACGCTGCTGAAATCGACGCCCGACGACCGCGCCAAGGCTGCCTGGCTTTATGCGCAGTTTGTGACTTCGAAGACGGTGGACGTGAAGAAAAGCCATGTCGGCCTGACCTTCATCCGCCAATCCACGCTGGACCACGAATCCTTCACCGAACGCGCGCCCAAGCTGGGCGGCCTGATCGAGTTCTATCGCTCGCCCGCCCGGCTGCAATGGTCGCCCACCGGCACCAACGTCCCTGACTATCCGAAGCTGGCGCAGCTTTGGTGGCAGGCGATCGGCGACGCGGCATCCGGTGCCAAGACCGCGCAGGAAGCCATGGACAGCCTGTGCGCGGAACAGGAAAAGGTGATGGAACGGCTGGAACGCGCGGGCGTGCAGGGCGACATCGGTCCGAAGCTGGCCGAGGAGCATGACCTGGAATGGTGGAACAACTTCGCCAAGGAAAACGGCGGCATTGCCCCCCAGCTCAAGCTGGAAAACGAAGACCCCCAGCCGGAGACCATCAGCTATGACGAACTGGTGAAAAGCTGGCAGTAA
- a CDS encoding ABC transporter ATP-binding protein, translated as MAQITLDNLSHSYGKAPKADADWALKPMSLTWRDGGAYALLGSSGCGKTTLLNIISGLLHPSRGRVLFGDRDVTTLPTADRNIAQVFQFPVVYDTMTVRQNLAFPLKNRGLPAGQIAARVDAVARMIGMTDTLDRRARGLTADAKQKISLGRGMVRQDVNAILFDEPLTVIDPQMKWELRTQLKALHREFGHTMIYVTHDQTEALTFADEVVVMSEGRVVQAGTPQSLFDTPAHTFVGYFIGSPGMNLLDAQVQGAAALVAGTTIPLTAPYAPQTGRVQIGIRPDAARPTTGEGLPFRLTRVEDVGHHRILRGTVAGAPFNVVVPEDQPIPAAFDRVALDPARIGVFVDDWRIEPTERAA; from the coding sequence ATGGCGCAGATCACCCTGGACAATCTTTCCCACAGCTATGGCAAAGCCCCCAAGGCCGATGCCGACTGGGCATTGAAGCCCATGTCGCTGACCTGGCGCGACGGCGGGGCCTATGCGCTTCTGGGATCGTCGGGATGCGGCAAAACCACGTTGCTGAACATCATCTCGGGCCTGCTGCATCCGTCGCGGGGCCGGGTGCTGTTCGGCGACCGCGACGTGACGACCCTGCCCACGGCGGATCGCAACATCGCGCAGGTTTTCCAGTTCCCGGTCGTCTATGACACCATGACGGTCCGCCAGAACCTTGCCTTTCCCTTGAAGAACCGTGGCCTGCCCGCAGGCCAGATCGCCGCGCGGGTCGATGCGGTGGCGCGCATGATCGGGATGACCGACACGCTGGATCGTCGCGCCCGTGGCCTGACGGCGGATGCCAAGCAGAAGATCAGCCTGGGCCGCGGCATGGTCCGCCAGGACGTGAACGCCATCCTGTTCGACGAGCCGCTGACCGTGATAGACCCTCAGATGAAATGGGAATTGCGCACGCAGTTGAAGGCCTTGCACCGCGAATTCGGCCACACGATGATCTATGTCACCCATGACCAGACCGAGGCTTTGACCTTCGCCGACGAGGTGGTGGTCATGTCCGAGGGCCGCGTCGTGCAGGCGGGCACGCCGCAATCGCTGTTCGATACCCCGGCGCATACCTTCGTCGGCTATTTCATCGGCTCGCCCGGCATGAATCTGCTGGACGCGCAGGTTCAGGGCGCCGCCGCCCTTGTCGCCGGGACCACGATCCCCCTGACCGCGCCCTATGCGCCGCAAACGGGTCGGGTGCAGATCGGCATCCGCCCTGACGCCGCCCGTCCCACAACAGGCGAAGGCCTGCCTTTCCGCCTGACCCGGGTCGAGGACGTGGGCCACCACCGCATCCTGCGCGGCACCGTCGCGGGCGCCCCCTTCAACGTCGTCGTCCCCGAGGATCAGCCGATCCCCGCCGCATTCGACCGCGTCGCCCTGGACCCCGCCCGCATCGGCGTCTTTGTCGATGACTGGCGCATCGAACCCACAGAAAGGGCCGCGTGA
- a CDS encoding ABC transporter ATP-binding protein gives MTLELQGVSKEVAGQRWIHPTDLELAPGSMNVLLGPTLSGKTTLMRLMAGLDQPTTGRILWQGGDVTGQRVQDRGVAMVYQQFINYPSMSVYDNIASPLRLQRVARAEIDRRVRETAEMMRLTSLLGRRPLELSGGQQQRTALARALVKGAGLVLLDEPLANLDYKLREELRAEIPRIFEASGAIFVYATTEPEEALLLGGHTATLWEGRVTQFGPTPQVYRAPQDAVTARVFSDPPMNFKRIEVTEGKAALDDARWPVDVPDGTYTAGFRAPHLSLDQSLRAIPLAARLDATEITGAETYLHLLHGHDRWVGLVPGVRRLAQGPLTLWLDPAHIYLFDQGGRLARAAPYARAA, from the coding sequence ATGACGCTGGAACTGCAAGGCGTTTCCAAGGAGGTCGCGGGCCAGCGCTGGATCCACCCCACCGATCTGGAGCTTGCGCCGGGCAGCATGAACGTCCTGCTGGGACCGACCCTGTCCGGCAAGACCACGCTGATGCGGCTGATGGCGGGACTGGACCAGCCGACCACCGGACGGATCCTGTGGCAGGGCGGGGACGTGACAGGCCAACGGGTGCAGGACCGGGGCGTGGCGATGGTGTACCAGCAGTTCATCAACTATCCCTCGATGAGCGTTTACGACAACATCGCCTCGCCCCTGCGCCTGCAGCGTGTGGCGCGGGCCGAGATCGACCGCCGCGTGCGTGAGACGGCCGAGATGATGCGCCTGACCTCCCTTCTGGGCCGCCGCCCCCTGGAACTGTCGGGCGGCCAACAGCAGCGCACGGCGCTGGCACGCGCCCTGGTCAAGGGCGCCGGGCTGGTCCTGCTGGACGAGCCTTTGGCGAACCTGGACTACAAGCTGCGAGAGGAGTTGCGCGCCGAGATCCCCCGCATCTTCGAGGCGTCGGGCGCGATTTTCGTCTATGCCACCACCGAACCCGAGGAGGCGTTGTTGCTGGGCGGCCATACCGCGACCCTGTGGGAAGGCCGGGTGACGCAATTCGGGCCGACTCCGCAGGTTTACCGCGCCCCCCAGGACGCCGTGACCGCGCGCGTCTTCAGCGACCCGCCGATGAATTTCAAGCGCATCGAAGTGACAGAGGGCAAAGCGGCGTTGGACGATGCCCGCTGGCCTGTGGATGTCCCCGACGGCACCTATACCGCAGGGTTCCGCGCGCCCCATCTGTCGCTGGACCAGTCCTTGCGCGCCATACCCCTGGCCGCGCGGCTTGACGCGACCGAGATCACCGGGGCCGAGACTTATCTGCACCTGCTGCACGGGCATGACCGCTGGGTCGGACTGGTGCCGGGCGTGCGCAGGCTGGCGCAAGGACCGCTGACCCTGTGGCTGGATCCGGCGCATATCTATCTGTTCGACCAGGGCGGCAGGCTTGCCCGCGCTGCCCCCTATGCGCGGGCGGCGTGA
- the uvrB gene encoding excinuclease ABC subunit UvrB produces MGHNNTNAPVARPVEVTRPKLEGGRRFVLKTEFEPAGDQPSAIVELTQGVQAGEHDQVLLGATGTGKTFTMAKVIEATQRPAIILAPNKTLAAQLYGEFKGFFPDNAVEYFVSYYDYYQPEAYVARSDTYIEKESQINEAIDRMRHSATRALLERDDVIIVASVSCIYGIGSVETYSAMTQDMVVGDSYDQREFLSQLVAQQYRRLDAAFQRGGFRVRGDVVEVWPAHLDDRAWRFDFFGNELEAITEFDPLTGQKTDNFRQIRIYANSHYVTPRPTLQQAIKGIKAELQMRLKQLVDEGKLLEAQRLEQRTNFDLEMLEATGVCNGIENYSRYLTGRAPGEPPPTLFEFIPDNAIVFADESHVSVPQIGGMYRGDFRRKFTLAEHGFRLPSCMDNRPLKFEEWDAMRPQSVFVSATPAQWEMDQTGGVFTEQIIRPTGLLDPQIEVRPVEMQVDDLLDEIRKVSAAGLRTLVTTLTKRMAEDLTEYFHEQGIRIRYMHSDIDTIERIEILRDLRLGAFDVLVGINLLREGLDIPECGLVAILDADKEGFLRSETSLIQTIGRAARNVDGRVILYGDRITGSMERAMAETERRRQKQMAYNIEHGITPTTVRKNVEDVLAGLWQGDTDQSRITARVDRPMVGANLQAHLDALRAQMRKAAENLEFEEAARVRDEVKRLEAVELAVAEDPLARQSVIEEAAEEAMKASGRSTAGKAGQRGGNKRSKRHR; encoded by the coding sequence ATGGGCCATAACAACACGAACGCACCAGTCGCGCGTCCTGTCGAAGTCACCCGCCCCAAGCTGGAAGGCGGTCGGCGTTTTGTCCTGAAGACCGAATTCGAACCGGCAGGCGACCAGCCATCGGCGATTGTCGAGCTGACCCAGGGCGTTCAGGCGGGCGAACACGACCAGGTGCTGTTGGGCGCGACCGGCACGGGCAAGACCTTTACCATGGCCAAGGTGATCGAGGCGACGCAGCGCCCCGCCATCATCCTTGCGCCCAACAAGACCCTGGCAGCCCAGCTCTATGGCGAATTCAAGGGCTTCTTCCCCGATAATGCGGTCGAGTACTTTGTCAGCTACTACGATTACTATCAGCCCGAGGCCTATGTCGCCCGGTCGGATACCTATATCGAGAAGGAATCCCAGATCAACGAGGCCATCGACCGGATGCGCCATTCGGCCACGCGGGCGCTGCTGGAACGCGACGACGTGATCATCGTGGCCTCGGTGTCGTGCATCTATGGCATCGGCTCGGTCGAGACCTATTCGGCGATGACCCAGGACATGGTCGTGGGTGACAGTTATGACCAGCGGGAATTCCTGTCCCAGCTTGTCGCCCAGCAATACCGCCGCCTGGACGCGGCCTTCCAGCGGGGTGGTTTCCGCGTGCGCGGCGACGTGGTCGAGGTCTGGCCCGCCCACCTGGACGACCGCGCCTGGCGGTTCGATTTCTTCGGCAACGAGCTTGAGGCGATCACCGAATTTGATCCTCTGACCGGGCAAAAGACTGACAACTTCCGCCAGATCCGCATCTATGCCAACAGCCACTATGTGACGCCGCGCCCGACGCTGCAGCAGGCGATCAAGGGCATCAAGGCAGAATTGCAGATGCGGTTGAAGCAGCTGGTCGATGAAGGCAAGCTGCTGGAAGCGCAGCGGCTGGAGCAGCGCACGAATTTCGACCTGGAAATGCTGGAAGCCACCGGCGTCTGCAACGGCATCGAGAACTATAGCCGCTATCTGACCGGCCGCGCGCCGGGCGAGCCGCCCCCCACGCTGTTCGAATTCATCCCGGACAATGCCATCGTCTTTGCCGATGAATCCCATGTCAGCGTGCCGCAGATCGGCGGAATGTACCGGGGCGACTTCCGGCGCAAGTTCACGCTGGCCGAACACGGCTTCCGCCTGCCAAGCTGCATGGACAACCGCCCCCTGAAGTTCGAGGAATGGGACGCCATGCGCCCGCAGTCGGTCTTTGTCAGCGCCACCCCTGCGCAATGGGAGATGGACCAGACCGGCGGCGTCTTTACCGAACAGATCATCCGCCCCACCGGCCTTCTGGATCCGCAGATCGAGGTCCGCCCGGTCGAGATGCAGGTGGATGACCTGCTGGACGAGATCCGCAAGGTTTCGGCGGCTGGCCTGCGCACGCTGGTCACGACGCTCACCAAGCGCATGGCCGAGGATCTGACCGAGTATTTTCACGAACAGGGCATCCGCATCCGCTATATGCACAGCGACATCGACACGATTGAGCGGATCGAGATCCTGCGCGACCTGCGACTGGGCGCCTTTGACGTGCTGGTGGGCATCAACCTGCTGCGGGAAGGGTTGGATATTCCCGAATGCGGTCTGGTGGCGATCCTGGACGCCGACAAGGAAGGCTTCCTGAGGTCGGAAACTTCCCTGATCCAGACCATCGGGCGCGCGGCGCGGAACGTCGATGGGCGGGTGATCCTGTATGGCGACCGCATCACCGGCAGCATGGAACGGGCCATGGCGGAAACCGAGCGCCGTCGGCAAAAGCAGATGGCCTATAACATCGAACACGGCATCACGCCCACCACCGTGCGCAAGAACGTCGAAGATGTGCTGGCTGGCCTGTGGCAGGGCGATACCGATCAGTCCCGCATCACCGCCCGGGTCGACCGACCAATGGTTGGCGCGAACCTGCAGGCCCATCTGGACGCCCTGCGTGCCCAGATGCGCAAGGCCGCCGAGAACCTGGAATTCGAGGAAGCCGCCCGCGTCCGAGACGAGGTCAAGCGGCTGGAGGCCGTGGAACTGGCAGTTGCCGAAGACCCCCTGGCGCGCCAGTCGGTGATCGAGGAAGCGGCGGAAGAAGCGATGAAGGCATCCGGCCGGTCCACGGCGGGCAAGGCAGGGCAGCGGGGCGGCAACAAGCGGTCGAAACGCCATCGATAA